One part of the Solanum dulcamara chromosome 8, daSolDulc1.2, whole genome shotgun sequence genome encodes these proteins:
- the LOC129901369 gene encoding triosephosphate isomerase, cytosolic has protein sequence MARKFFVGGNWKCNGTVEEVKKIVTTLSEAEVPSEDVVEVVISPPFVFLPFVKTLLRRDFSIAAQNCWVRKGGAFTGEVSAEMLVNLGIPWVILGHSERRLLLNESDDFVADKVAYAISQGLKVIACVGETLEQRESGATMAVVAAQTKAIAEQVSHWPHVVLAYEPVWAIGTGRVATPAQAQEVHFELRKWLHVNVGAEVAASTRIIYGGSVNGANCKELAAQPDVDGFLVGGASLKPEFIDIIKSATVKTTA, from the exons ATGGCGAGAAAGTTCTTCGTCGGCGGCAACTGGAAATGC AATGGAACCGTGGAGGAAGTGAAAAAAATTGTGACCACATTGAGTGAAGCAGAAGTTCCATCTGAGGATGTTGTTG AGGTTGTGATTAGTCCTCCATTTGTATTTCTTCCCTTTGTCAAAACCTTATTGCGTCGTGATTTCTCCATTGCTGCACAAAACTGTTGGGTAAGGAAAGGAGGTGCATTTACTGGCGAGGTTAG TGCTGAGATGCTGGTCAATTTGGGCATTCCCTGGGTCATCCTGGGTCACTCTGAGAGAAGGCTTTTATTGAATGAATCAGATGAC TTCGTGGCTGATAAAGTTGCATATGCAATTTCGCAAGGCCTAAAAGTGATTGCCTGTGTTGGGGAGACTCTTGAGCAGCGAGAATCAGGAGCTACAATGGCTGTAGTTGCAGCGCAAACAAAAGCAATTGCAG AACAAGTCTCACACTGGCCCCATGTTGTTTTGGCTTATGAGCCAGTATGGGCCATTGGAACAGGAAGGGTTGCTACTCCAGCTCAAGCTCAAGAA GTTCATTTTGAATTAAGGAAATGGCTTCATGTGAATGTTGGTGCAGAAGTTGCTGCTTCTACGAGAATCATCTATGGTG GTTCTGTAAATGGAGCTAATTGCAAAGAGTTGGCAGCACAACCTGATGTAGATGGTTTTTTGGTTGGTGGTGCTTCACTAAAG CCTGAATTTATTGATATCATCAAGTCCGCGACTGTGAAAACAACTGCTTAG
- the LOC129901335 gene encoding zinc finger BED domain-containing protein RICESLEEPER 2-like, with translation METNLMDGNHLHVRCMAHIMNLVVQDGLKECSLSIERVRHAVRYVRQSPTRLERFQESCDDEQLSCKKILCLDIPTRWNSTYLMLSRAVEFENAFSNYASREIGLRHYLENSYVEIGITVGELLSSDWVHVKRIMRFLEIFYLLTLKISGSRYVTSNIHFLEICVVVVYLNQLMASEDTDLSDMAKKMQEKFNKYWGDPAKMNKIIFISCILDPRYKLESVSYALVKIFGEKGSSIQAEIKKCMTSLFSEYVNSNSKGSLLAQSSPCSSLDTSTSGLSSSQI, from the exons atggaaactaatTTGATGGACGGTAATCACCTTCACGTGAGGTGTATGGCTCATATCATGAATCTTGTTGTCCAGGATGGTTTAAAAGAATGCTCTTTGTCTATAGAACGTGTTAGGCATGCAGTTAGATATGTTAGGCAGTCTCCTACGAGGTTGGAAAGATTTCAAGAAAGTTGTGACGATGAACAACTCAGTTGCAAAAAAATTTTATGCTTAGACATTCCAACTAGGTGGAATTCCACCTATCTGATGTTGAGTAGGGCTGTTGAATTTGAGAATGCATTTTCAAATTATGCTTCCCGTGAAATTGGCCTGAGACATTATCTTGAAAATTCTTATGTTGAAATTGGAATCACTGTCGGTGAACTTTTGAGTAGTGATTGGGTCCATGTGAAAAGAATTATGAGATTTcttgagatattttatcttCTTACTTTGAAAATATCTGGATCACGTTATGTTACATCAAATattcattttcttgaaatttgtgttgttgttgtttatttgAATCAATTGATGGCAAGCGAAGACACTGATTTAAGCGATATGGCAAAAAAGATGCAAGAAAAATTTAATAAGTATTGGGGAGATCCAGCAAAAATGAACAAGATAATTTTCATTTCATGTATTTTGGATCCTCGTTATAAGCTTGAATCAGTTAGCTATGCACTTGTAAAGATATTTGGGGAAAAAGGGTCATCTATACAAGCAGAAATAAAGAAGTGCATGACTTCATTATTTAGCGAGTATGTAAATTCCAACTCAAAAGGCAGCTTGCTTGCTCAATCTTCACCTTGCTCTTCACTGGACACTTCTACTTCCGGACTTTCTAGCAGTCAA ATTTAG